The genomic region TGTATCTTTAATAGGACTATTGTATAGCATTAAtcttaaaatagttttaatgAATAATCTATGATAATGTTTTGATGATGATTTACTAGAAAGTAGAAATGTAAGAGCTATAATATTTTGACTTTATATATCTAGTCCTATAAGTATAGCTGTTTTCTGAGAAACATTAGAGAATATCATCACAAGGTTTGTTAACTTGCTTTCTCAGTAAGAAATCCATGTCAGCATCTAGGCTCTTTTTACTATTTCTTGTAATCAtacttttctcaaaatatatatatatatatatatatatatatatatatatatatatatattaatgtaatTATAGTACCTAGTAATTATTTCATGTTCTAGAATCGGACATATGTTGAATTTATAGATTTCAATGTTTCCAAACGTAAACATAAATTTTATAGATTTCCATGCTGCTCTTAATCATATCATAGacatattacatatattttttttagtcctaCATTTCATTCCTTTTTGACCAAGAAATGTTCCCATTTAATAGTTTGGGGTTTTTTCAGCAATGGTATATGATTGCAAAGACCTTGGCTGAGGAGGCTGCTTGGACATTTGCTAAAGAGAATGGTATAGACTTGGTAACAATAAATCCAGGCTTTGTAATTGGTCCACTCATTCAGCCAACTCTTACTTTTAGTCTTGAGGGGTTTCTGAAGATCATACATGGTACTCTTTTGCAACCAATGAGGACTACGTGTATTGTGTTTCTTTCTACATAAATTCTAAATATTCAAGTATGATTAGCATATCATATGACAAATTAAAGTCATAACTGGTTTAGAGGATGAAGTAAGTATGATAGGTGTATATAGGCCTATTCCAGTAAATTGTGAGTGCTACAACTTTTTAGAATACTATGAGTCTATGAGCATTGAGCTAACATTAGTACTTACTAGGTATTTTTTGAGTGGTAAGTGACTGTTTTACGAGACTTACTCCTTCTCCGGAAATTACTTGTCCTATTTCTCACACGAGGCTTTACTTAATTCTAGTCCTCTTAACATGGAATGtaaaaatttctcttttacTTAAGCGTTCATTTGAAAACAAGGAGGTTTTAAACTTGACCTTGATTTGCAAGTGCCAAGCCCACTAATGCCACCTGAAATGTATAGGTTGTGGATCAACCTATGTTCCATGgataaaaaaaagcttttatCTCAACATACACagcttgagaatatgctttataaCTTATATATATCTTGTACAATTTGAGGACAATAATCAGCATCTACTGAATGCAGGGTATACTTGCTATATAAGGTGaattgtttcaacaatgatcTCCAAGCATATTCATTTGATAAAATGGTCAACTGATCAAAATTGTGTGTTTAACCATATTGGCCTATTGAAATTTACTCTCTCTAGCTACATCATTCCATATAATGCTATTGATTAACTTGTTCACTCCTTCCTTTGTGCAGGAACTCAAACATTCCCTGATGGAATATACAGACTTGTTGATGTTAGAGATGTTGCAAATGCACATATTCAGGCATTTGAGAATCCTGCTGCTAGTGGGAGATATTGTATAGTTGGAGGAGTTACACACTATTCTGAAATTTTCAAGATATTGCACAAATTTTACCCTAGTTTGCGGCTTCCTGAAAAGTGAGTTATTTATTTGCATGATATTGAATGTCCCTTATTGGTGCCATTTTGTAACTGAAAAGTATGACTCAAGTGGAATACATGCTTCATTTAACTAAATGATTagttcaattaataattttcttttgtcaaataaaattttcttttaagaatttGCTTTTGTCACCCATAGTAATTGTTCTTACACATCACAAAAGTTGAAGAagagtcaattgtattttttatttttggcagaAGTGAAGATGACAAGCCTTTGCAACCATTATACAAGATATCCCAAGACAAGGCCAAAAGTTTGGGTATTAGCTTCATTCCTATGGAAGTGAGTGTTAGGGACACTGTTGAAAGCTTCAAGGAGAATGGCATCCTTACTATCTGAGTTATGTTATTAAAAGGGAAGTGATCCAAATAAGTACAAATAATTTGTGTATTGCCCATCCTGACTAATGTTTGTTGGGCTTGAAGGTTCCCATTATGTTAAGATATATAAATTGTAATgcttttggaaatattttagcTACAAAACTTCTAAATCAAGTTTTACTCAATCAGGAAATGAGATATTGAATTTAAAATCCAAGTTTTCTAGAGTTAATGAGCTAAAAACTCAAGTCATCTGGGAAATGTCTTGAATATATGGAAAGTGTCAGTCTAACTAGTGCTTGGTGGTTTCCAAATTGCTCAGTTCCCTAGTATGGTAAGattttttacttcaaaatttcaaagggTTGGATGTGATTTGCAAAAGTTCTCATACATTCCCATTCctctattaacttttttttttccaaatatataatTGAATCTTCTACCACCAATTTCTACCaacaaatggccaaataccactttttttgaaaaatttttgtaatctaCCACTGTTTGGtaaatatttagcaatctaccacttttttgaaactcgattttgtgaACTCAAGTtacatcaaaaaatttcaaaattttttcatgGTACTCAAAGTACCATGGAAAActcaattttcacaaaatcgaatttaaaaaaaaaagtggtagattgctaaatattttgcaAACAGTGGTAGATCCATACATATTTTCTCAAATAGTGGTATATGGCCATTTTGGCCCGGCCCAAAGAATGGTTATGACTCAGAACACTTGTAGATCATATAATACAATTTCTCTACAAAAATGCACACATTCGTGTCtaaaactataaatatattGCAATGTAGAGCTGCAGTTTGAAGAGCATAAATTGGTTCTTTGTGGTATTAGAATTAATTTCGAAGTTCTGTTTTGAAAATGGGATCCAACTGTCTAGTAAGGTGTGGAGTATATGAGAATATGACTTTGAAACTTGTGTCCTAGGAACTATCTAGCATTTATTGTGGGTATATTACAAATTagattatgtaattttttataagcattaagaaaaatatgatgAAAGCAAGCTAACtttgacaaaaattatcaatatcccAGAATTGCACCGTTTTTAGCCTTTGAATTTACTTGTTCTATGACACCCTAACAATTTTGCTACCTTAACTGGATGCATCATCTAATATCAGAGCTCGTCGGATTTATTAAGATGATTTCTGTGGATATGGAGTTAAggggacaaaaaataaaataaaataaaatgaactaaACTTATAGGTGTGAAATGTActttaaccaaaataaaaaaaataagggtgaATGCCTCAcatgacataaaataaaagaagaaaatgatggGAGGTATTATCTATCTAAATATATTTCCAATACTGAGTAACCCCATAGATTGATGGATCTACTTGTTTGTCCAATACAACAACcttcaagaattaaaaaaaaaagacgaatGCCTCAcatgacataaaataaaagaatgaaaatgatgagagttattatctaaaTATGTATCAAGTAATGATTAAGCCCCATAGATTGGAGTTGATGGACCTACTTATTTATCCAATAAAACAACCTTTAAAAATTTTTTCAGTACAAGAACTGTGTTAGTCCTTGAATATTATTGGGTTTATTGTATGATTGAGAGGGCCTAAGGAGTACCTAAAGGAATTTTATAAGTAGATTTTAAATATAGGTCCTCATAAACTATTCTTCTTCATTGCCCTTATTACTGTTTCTTATGTACTGTAATATTAGAACAACATGGCATATCATTTGTCTCCATTTATATgatgttaaaatatattattagcaaTGCAATGTGTTATGTCATGTTGTATATGTTAGAGTGGATGCGGAAGGGGAAGTATAGTATAGGAACATCAAGAACACGGGGGTTACGTGGTTTAGCCTTGTCAGCCTACATCTACGGAGGAATCCCTTAAAGGTTACATGAGTATATATAAacgactaaaccctagactactagtacaaCCAAGAGTGGGCTTGAACctattacattgggctaatacgtctaatatatctctaacatatgaaaaccaataaataaccaaaaaagTGGTGCTTTACAGCACCATAAGTTTCCAGTATATCTACAACTCTCCAATACAAAAAGGAGGGAGAAGGGATAATTCTCAACCTAAAAGTTTGAGaaatttaatcaaaacaaagaaaagttgTCAGTTTTTATATCCTTACTCCTAAGACACGTCACAAGGACAGCCAGGCAAGTAAATAGGCTTTTATACTCTTCATCTTCAAATATCATATGCTTGGAGCTGCTTGTAATTCAAACACCAAATCTATGGAAACAAGAATGAGTGCTTGAAATACTGCAATGCTGTTGCAAAGGAGCTTTCCTCAATAACCACCCTTGTTCCTAGTTCTTCAATTAATGATTCCAGTGCAGTGCATACCAATCAATGTATAATTGTGTCTGATTTATTGCCAATAGCTCCACACTGATAGAAGTTTCTGAATGATTGTGATTTGATATTTCAATCATGTATTTTCTCTCGATTAATCTGACCCATCCATAATTTCAATACTCAATCTTTACTGCCCGAGGCTAACCATCCGGGCTCCATTCGACAGCATAAACCTTTCCAAATGATATAATAAATCCCAACTCAGGTATCAAAATGcccaaagaacaaaacaaaataaatatataaaatgtcactatatatatatatatatatatatatatatatatatggcataCCTCATCTGCATGGTCTGGAAGGTACTGTTTCAACTTTTGTGTTCGGATATCCCAAGAATGGATATATCCATCCTTGGCAAAACCTAAGAATGGATGAGTGccacaattttgttagttagcaatgtttccaaactatttaggaaactaatATCTAGAGTTTCTTAGACTCGAGTTTATTGTAGCAACTTGAGTTCCAGGTGTTGATAGAGTTGAGGTGGAAAATtatccacgtggaactcgagtatTTCCTAAACCCAAAGACAAACAACGAAACTTCAACAAACCCAAAGACCAGAGATGAAAACGAAGGAACAACTTCGACAAACCCAaagaccaaaaaagaaaacgaagGAACATCAACAAACCTAAAGacccaaagaagaaaatgaagccTTCACTGCCGCCGTTGGAGCCTTCATCCACCTGGGTTTAGTCGCCTTCGCTGTCATGGTTTGATCTTCGTTGTTTGGAAACAATCTTCGTTGTTTGGGTTTAATCTTCCTTGTTTGATATTCACGGTTTGGGTTTGATCGTTGTTGTTTGGGTTTGATCTTCCTAGAGCCTTTGTTGTTTCTTCTTCGTTGTGTTCTTCTTGGGTTTGTAGTTTCTTCTTTATGGGTTTGATCTTCATTTCTTCGTGGGTTTGATCTTCGTGGTTCATGGATTCtgtttgggtttgttgtttcttCTTTGAGGGTTTGATCTTTGTTTCTTTATAGGTTTGATCTTCGTGGTTTGTTGGGTTTGATCTTCATGGTTTGTGGTTTCTGTTTAGGTTGTTCTTTGTGGTCTTTAGGGaactaagactcgagttccacatgAATAATTTTTCCACCTCAGCTCTGCCAGCACATGGAACTCAAGTCTTAGGGACTTGAGTTGCTATAGTGaactcgagtctaaaagactcgagatgctagtttcctaaatagtttggaaatgttgctaactaacaaaattataagcaaaatgatattattttgcaaaaaaatccAGAAAGAAAGAGGTTTTAGGGGTTTGTCGTTTAAAGTTTGATTtgcttgtctttttttttttttttttttttctctgatttGCTTGTTGTTTTTGGTCAATGTTCATGTTATctatggaatggaatgaaaattattataaagttgtaacttaaaaaaaaaaattgaaaaatcagaatcaaataattaattaaatgtgGATAATAATTGGTTTCTAAGAATTTTggacaaaaaatatatttagttttgtacaaatttaattagagaataAAAGTATGTACTATGTATAGGAAGTGATAAGTGAGCAATTCAAAGTATTTTAGAACTTAACAATAAGTATAAGTGTCGGGGttactttacaagtataagtgcttgtggggtgtaagGGACAAGGGCCTAGGTTCAAGTTtttaggagggagtttcacacatatatatttaaattaggttagagtagaaattctatcttgtatatatattaaaaaaaagaacttaacaataagtaatgttttttttttaatacttttattttaaagagttttaacATATGACGTCCGCTTTTTATGAttactttttatcattaaaccaaTAAGTAATgttaagctaactagaacccacaacaATAAGTAGTGTTAAATTTACtctttttaagcaaaataaaataaataaatagatgtGTTTAAGATGAGTTTGGattcattaaatatatatgGAACAAGTTTGAGATTAAAGTACTAAGCTTTAATAGAAGTTGGAACGAGTTTaagatctatattttttaataaattcatatttataataAGTATTCTTAAGTCTCATCCTAAATACGTCTTTTTCTATTCTAAAATAAGTGCACTGAAATGGAGCCAAACAAATACGGAATAGATTGAGCTAGACAAAATGGACCAAACTAGACAAAAATAGACTGATTGAATTAGATCGAATTAgtttatttcaattattatttttatttaaaaatgaaataatatttttgttgtaaaatttttttgtaagctatgaaatatatatatatatatatatatatatatatatatatatatatatatatatatatatatatgttggagcattttaatattaaataattaaaatgaataaatgttataacataaatgtaaagatgtgggagtgaatatagaagatgaggagttagtgaaaatgtttaatcacacattgaaaaggagagagactattttgttctttttaattgtggtgattaatgggctaacatgaattgtctcaaatattgggccagatacgtgcgcaagggggaggtgaagggtggagatgaagggtggaggtgtcaaatttggaaatgaattagagacggtctgcaccggttacaaagggcttgaatctccttaaagagagcaagtgtcgcgcctcagtccaaatagtgttgtgtaatctctttctttaatatatatatatatatatatatatatatatatatatatatatatatatatcccgcCATACTCGtgttgtcaatttttttttaaattgccaTGTCGCCATTCTGTATCTGCCCCTGTACCCGCACCAATTGCTTCCTATCTCCTCACAAGAAAATCACCAACAACTCACACACAACAAAGTCGAAGATTCTCACTTCGCACACAATGAGGATGAGTAGAGAGGAGAAGGTGGTGTGCGTGACTGGAGCTTCGGGTTACATAGCAGCATGGCTTTTGAAACTCCTACTCCAACGTGGGTATACTGTAAAAGCTACAGTTTGTGACACAAGTCAGTGttccctctctttctccaaTTTATATCAACCtgttagagcaaccacatcagttcattcaaactttttgtctattttgcaagaaaaaacttattttttctattttacatatccacttttacaaaacacccacatcagtttatttattctacacatttatttaataaaatattcattctttttacattttttattatttccttcccTCTCCTCCTCTCTAGAACCCTCTCACAGACCCAACAcaaacccagccaccaccatcaaacccagccacccaaccaccaccatcaaccCATAATCATCAACCACCATCACCCCACAGAAATTCCAAACAGTAAATAGAAACCAATAAACCCATCATCAATGACTCATCCTCTCGATCCTCGGCATCGCTGGAGTTCGAGGCCTTTGCCCCACACAAACCCCACGGCACCGGAGGAGGTGCTGGAGCTGTTCAGGTAGTAACAAGCTTCGCCCTCCATGTCCGATCAATTCTCCGTTACCGTCTCCGTTTCCAAACAGATTGTTGGATCGAAGAGGCTGATCGGCGTTCCCAACTTACTCGCCACCCAAACTCGTCGAGCGGACTCAGTCCATGGCGCGCGAGATATCCGCCGAGCTATCGTCGTCTTCGTCTTCGAAGCCTgagattttgaagaagaaggagaagctGATCGGctgagatgagagaaaaagagagctgtgatgaaatgagaaagagagagctgagATGAGAGTCAAGCGTAgtaggagagagaagaaattattaaaatactctatacacgagctacagtgaccgtgcatatatgcacgatCACTATagcattttcatatttttgcacaacttatatttcttatatttgGATTGTCTCTTTCAATTTCTCTAATAcaattttctcccaaaaaaaatctctctaaTACATGAAGTTTAGGGGTTGTAACAAGGAAATTAACTTCACCACAGCAacaatatctctctctctctctctaactttaTTCTTCATGTCTTTGCATGTTCTCAATTCACATATTTCCTTCTTTGTATTTAAAATTCGTAGCTGAATGGTTATTTTGTGAccaaagatttatttttttctaaaagctTGAAATGGTTGATAATATTTTAAGGTTAGTGTTAAAGTTTTGAATCTCAGTGCTTGGATGAGTTTTCTTTAGATTAATGTTTTTATAACTTTGagcataaaataattttataggaATAAATTTGTTTGTACAATTTTACTTGTATCTTTAGTACAAAACTTATATTTGGTTGGTATTCTTCTTTGTATGACATGCAGTACTATTTCAAGTCTTTGTTCCTATGATGCTGCATTGATCAAAACATGTGAAATTTGGATGAGAAGCAATGTCCTATAAATACCTCTACTTCTGATGCacataaaacacacacaaacatactTTCATTTTGAGTTATATATCAATTTGACCATGCATTAatctatatatactataaaaccAAATCCTCTAACTTATTTTGGAGCTCTCACATTTTTCCACAttagcactattaaaaaaaactatttattcattgttggattttttttttcatagccaatattcacatgcattgcacgggttagcgacGAGTTGATATATAATGAGTATAACATGAGAgaacaaattataataaaaaagtaacttgagaaaaaaaaaaaaaaaaaacagaagaagaagagttagCAAGGATTTAGTAGGAAGTGTGGGCTTCAATTGTTTGATTCCACTCGCCATTGCCATGCCTCCAAACCACCCAAATTAGAAAAGACCAAATAGTTCGTTTGGGGCTTTAATTGTGAAGAGAAAGATTTAAGGCTCTAAACTTTTAAGATGGTGCAAAAGAAATATGAGTTACGTTTGGTTGGTTAGTccatctagaaaaaaaaatcaaatattgttGAAAGCAGCCAAAGGCACACACCCAAACAACATATCAATATATTGGAAGAAATAgaagagagataaaaagatagaaaaaaaaaaggtcactTATGGTTGCTGCCCGAAAAACAGTCAATGAGTGAGAGGGATATAGGACCTTGCCATAGGTAAACAAACGTCACAAAATAGaacaaaaaattagaattgagtttgaatttttaGGCAAATACAGTGGTATATTTTGGTTTCTGGCAATACAGAGATGAATTTCTTATTCATAAGgaaaccaaaacaccaatcatAGGGACTACCCAAGATAATAATTGAGGGACCTCAACCATCACAAACTGGCAACAAAACTCCCCATTCTTCTAGATCATAATTTGTGTAATATAAATGAAATGTTAAATTGACACTTTAACTTTCTCATTGCAATTGAAAGCTTCATAATAGATTCATTCAAATGCTTACCATTAATCATTAAATAGATAGATAAGCACTTGATAGAACCAAAATTGAATTAAAGAAATCTCACCAATTTTCGTTGCTCCCATGAGCAACACGTGAAAGaactattttttcatttac from Castanea sativa cultivar Marrone di Chiusa Pesio chromosome 11, ASM4071231v1 harbors:
- the LOC142616456 gene encoding phenylacetaldehyde reductase-like isoform X1, with protein sequence MSSGEEKVVCVTGASGYIASWLVKHLLQRGYTVRATVRDTNDPKKTEHLLSLDGAKERLQLFKADLLEEGSFDSAVDGCQGVFHTASPITFTASDPQSELIDPAVKGTLNVLRSCAKVHSIKRVIVTSSMTAVMFNKKPLTPDVVIDETWFSDPVACEELKQWYMIAKTLAEEAAWTFAKENGIDLVTINPGFVIGPLIQPTLTFSLEGFLKIIHGTQTFPDGIYRLVDVRDVANAHIQAFENPAASGRYCIVGGVTHYSEIFKILHKFYPSLRLPEKSEDDKPLQPLYKISQDKAKSLGISFIPMEVSVRDTVESFKENGILTI
- the LOC142616456 gene encoding phenylacetaldehyde reductase-like isoform X2; this translates as MSSGEEKVVCVTGASGYIASWLVKHLLQRGYTVRATVRDTNDPKKTEHLLSLDGAKERLQLFKADLLEEGSFDSAVDGCQVMFNKKPLTPDVVIDETWFSDPVACEELKQWYMIAKTLAEEAAWTFAKENGIDLVTINPGFVIGPLIQPTLTFSLEGFLKIIHGTQTFPDGIYRLVDVRDVANAHIQAFENPAASGRYCIVGGVTHYSEIFKILHKFYPSLRLPEKSEDDKPLQPLYKISQDKAKSLGISFIPMEVSVRDTVESFKENGILTI